Below is a genomic region from Thermus oshimai DSM 12092.
GGGCTTCTCTTCGTCGTCCGTCCTCCAGGGTGAGGCTGGAGAAGTACCGCCGCCACTCTTCCGGAAGGGCGAAGGGGTCCTCCAGGTAGGCCCGGTAGAGGGCCTCCAGGTAACCTTGGCTTTCCAGCGTGAGCTCCATCTTGCCTCCCAAGGGGGGATACCCCCTTCACTAAACTACACCAAAAACCGGTGTAGGGGCCCCGCCCCTTTACAATGGGGGCATGGTGGAGAGAGCGCGGCACGAGGGGGTCCTCCTCCTCACCCTGAACCGGCCCGAGAAGCTGAACGCCCTTACCGGGGCCCTTCTGGACGAGCTCTACGCCGCCCTGGAAGAGGCCCGGGAGGACGGCGCGGTGCGGGCCCTCCTCCTCACGGGGGCGGGCCGGGCCTTCTCCGCGGGGCAGGACCTCGGGGAGTTTGGGGAGGAGAAGCCCGACTACGAGGGCCACCTCCGCCGATACAACCGGGTGGTCCTGGCCCTCGCCACCCTGGAGAAGCCCGTGGTGGTGGCGGTGAACGGGGCGGCGGCGGGGGCGGGGATGAGCCTCGCCCTCTGGGGGGACCTGCGCCTGGCCGCGGCGGGGGCCACCTTTTCCACCGCCTTCGTGCGCATCGGCCTGGTGCCGGACTCGGGCCTAAGCTTCCTCCTGCCCCGCCTGGTGGGGCTTTCCAAGGCCCAGGAGCTCCTCTACCTCTCCCCCAGGCTCTCCGCGGAGGAGGCTTTGGCCTTGGGCCTCGTCCACCGGGTGGTGCCTGCGGAGCGCCTCTTGGAGGAGGCCCTTAGGATGGCCCGGGAGCTCGCGGAGGGCCCCACCCGGGCGCTCGGCCTCACCAAGAAGCTCCTCCTGGAAAGCTTCCGGCTCTCCCTGGAGGAGGCCTTGGGCCTCGAGGCCGTCCTCCAGGGGGAGGCGGGGCGCACCCTGGACCACGAGGAGGGGGTGCGGGCCTTTAGGGAGAAGCGCCCGCCCCGTTTCCAGGGCCGATGATCCGCCACCTTAAGGGGAAGGTCCTCTTCAAGGAGGAGGGGGGGTTCGTCCTGGAGGTGGGGGGGGTGGGGTTTTTCCTCCAGGCCCCCGAGCCCTTCCTGCGGGAGGTGAGGGAGGGGGAGGAGGTTTCCGTCCACACCCACCTCCTCGCCAAGGAGGAGGGCCTTTTCCTCTACGCCTTCCCCGACGGGGAGAGCCACCGCCTCTTCGGGCTTCTCCTTTCCGTCTCCGGCGTGGGGCCCAAGGTGGCCCTGGCCCTCCTCTCCGCCCTGGGGCCGAGGCTTTTGGCCCAGGCCCTTTCCGAGGGGGACGTGAAGCTCCTCACCTCCGCCAGCGGGGTGGGGAAGAGGCTGGCGGAAAGGATCGCCTTGGAGCTCAAGGGGAAGGTGCCCCCGGTGGCCGCCCCGGCGGTCCAGGGGGCGGCGGTGGAGGAGGCCGTCCTCGCCCTCCTGGCCCTGGGCTTCCGCGAGGGGGCGGCCCGGGCGGCGGTGCTGGAGGCCCTTTCCAAGGCCCCTTCCGCCAAGGCCCAGGAGCTCATCAAGGAGGCCCTTAAACGGCTCCGCTGAGGGCCTCCAGGAGGTTTTCTACCCTTTGGTGG
It encodes:
- a CDS encoding enoyl-CoA hydratase-related protein translates to MVERARHEGVLLLTLNRPEKLNALTGALLDELYAALEEAREDGAVRALLLTGAGRAFSAGQDLGEFGEEKPDYEGHLRRYNRVVLALATLEKPVVVAVNGAAAGAGMSLALWGDLRLAAAGATFSTAFVRIGLVPDSGLSFLLPRLVGLSKAQELLYLSPRLSAEEALALGLVHRVVPAERLLEEALRMARELAEGPTRALGLTKKLLLESFRLSLEEALGLEAVLQGEAGRTLDHEEGVRAFREKRPPRFQGR
- the ruvA gene encoding Holliday junction branch migration protein RuvA, whose translation is MIRHLKGKVLFKEEGGFVLEVGGVGFFLQAPEPFLREVREGEEVSVHTHLLAKEEGLFLYAFPDGESHRLFGLLLSVSGVGPKVALALLSALGPRLLAQALSEGDVKLLTSASGVGKRLAERIALELKGKVPPVAAPAVQGAAVEEAVLALLALGFREGAARAAVLEALSKAPSAKAQELIKEALKRLR